Proteins encoded within one genomic window of Aspergillus nidulans FGSC A4 chromosome VII:
- a CDS encoding uncharacterized protein (transcript_id=CADANIAT00008802) gives MSAETRLARRINRRYTSTSFWAICQVADIAKLENRSPLQNQLRTLN, from the exons ATGAGTGCTGAAAC ACGTCTTGCAAGAAGAATCAACCGGAGATATACTTCCACCTCTTTCTGGGCAATTTGCCAGGTTGCCGACATCGCGAAGCTGGAAAATCGATCGCCCTTACAGAACCAACTCAGGACATTGAACTAG
- a CDS encoding F-actin-capping protein subunit alpha (transcript_id=CADANIAT00008803) codes for MINRVRMTQITQGFFAYGSPRCSVHNIAWSHKRHALYHRPRAVPRLSRYVELLVDTGVLLTPRFSSHCYTFGNNLLYFYARHLFLTSCLTQTHLTPMASTVEFASSFIEGAPPGELADVVSDIKTLTSDGDDIIPSLAPAFERYNESQLATVKLPGASQEVIVSEFNRLEGSRYFDVESQTSFEVDHITQSTSAAQSYVLESQNADLIKSLLKTLGAHAREHYPSSSYGVYPIEKDSAIAILLVANRYSPNNFWNGRYRSIYQFPVGDSTTITGKIHVDVHYYEDGNVALNTTKPLNISVPNASAESIISRIASAERNYQEELNKAFGQMAEGAFKSLRRQLPITRQKVEWEKVGGYRLGQDISGGKGR; via the exons ATGATCAATCGGGTTCGAATGACTCAGATCACTCAGGGATTTTTTGCATACGGATCACCTCG GTGTTCTGTCCACAATATTGCCTGGTC GCACAAGCGCCATGCGTTGTATCACCGCCCACGTGCCGTTCCGCGGCTATCGCGCTACGTGGAGCTGCTTGTTGACACCGGAGTCCTCCTCACTCCCCGCTTCAGCTCTCATTGCTACACCTTTGGAAATAATCTGCTCTACTTCTACGCGCGACATTTATTTCTCACCTCGTGCCTTACTCAAACTCACCTTACTCCAATGGCGTCGACCGTCGAATTTGCATCCTCGTTCATCGAAGGTGCCCCGCCAGGCGAG CTTGCTGATGTTGTTTCCG ATATCAAAACCCTTACCTCCGACGGCGATGACATAATCCCTTCGCTTGCACCCGCATTTGAACGATACAACGAATCGCAGCTGGCGACGGTGAAGCTTCCTGGAGCTAGTCAAGAG GTCATTGTGTCCGAATTCAACAGGCTAGAGGGGAGCAGATACTTTGATGTGGAAAGCCAGACGTCCTTTGAAGTCGACCACATTACGCAA AGCACTTCCGCGGCGCAGTCATATGTTTTGGAATCACAGAATGCGGATTTGAT CAAATCGCTCCTCAAAACACTGGGAGCACATGCTAGGGAACACTACCCTTCGTCCTCGTACGGCGTATACCCGATCGAAAAAGATTCGGCTATTGCTATTTTACTGGTCGCGAACCGTTACTCTCCCAACAACTTCTG GAACGGCCGGTACCGCTCTATCTACCAGTTCCCTGTGGGTGACTCCACCACGATAACGGGCAAGATCCACGTCGACGTGCATTACTATGAAGACGGAAACGTCGCCCTGAACACAACTAAGCCGCTGAACATTTCTGTACCgaacgccagcgccgagAGCATTATTTCGCGCATTGCGTCTGCCGAGCGTAACTACCAGGAAGAGCtcaacaaggcctttggtCAGATGGCGGAGGGTGCCTTCAAATCCCTGCGAAGACAGCTTCCCATCACGAGGCAGAAGGTCGAGTGGGAGAAGGTTGGTGGGTACCGGCTTGGACAGGATATCTCTGGTGGAAAGGGGCGGTAG
- a CDS encoding uncharacterized protein (transcript_id=CADANIAT00008804): protein MLAMGVAEELRCEEVKTTQRRQPRKLTMSAGAIALPLRPMSVPPTIASLYAALALLLLVASRPRDVRYLLNKGYILNVLTDHAKFESTSNIESGQDTGGEGFSVYVGRFSSLAYATDQVDMSDLEHRVHQQKQALIIMTQDSNPRQ, encoded by the exons ATGCTTGCAATGGGAGTTGCGGAAGAGTTGAGATGCGAGGAAGT GAAAACGACCCAGAGAAGACAGCCTAGGAAGCTGACCATGTCTGCCGGTGCTATAGCGTTACCTTTACGACCAATGTCTGTCCCACCTACAATTGCGAGCCTGTATGCTGCCCTTGCTTTGTTGCTGTTGGTAGCTTCGCGTCCAAGAGATGTTCGATACCTCTTAAACAAAGGATACATCCTCAACGTTTTGACAGACCATGCAAAGTTTGAGAGCACATCTAACATCGAGTCTGGTCAGGATACCGGAGGGGAGGGTTTCTCGGTATACGTGGGGAGATTCAGCTCTCTGGCCTACGCAACAGATCAAGTTGATATGTCTGACCTTGAGCACAGAGTCCatcagcagaagcaggcACTCATTATTATGACTCAAGATTCTAATCCTAGGCAATAA
- a CDS encoding putative microtubule associated protein (Ase1) (transcript_id=CADANIAT00008805) has product MGVDTSYLTTQVNNIVSQLHGIFDEIGVPSHERESREAELFSALSETLNNHLKLVDDEKNAMTEEAHKLINAIQQMEESLVDEKANGQYSLDNDDLQVTYPLNRCVAFLREQHSAIGKLHRQRFEQVKKLVEALESYSSHLEPSFVTLELPPTAPGSSVAPSFDLSPTYVTALDNEFTRVYEEYHRRLELVTTTCEEIIKLWAELGTPQAQTDSSIVQHYRESPEQLGLHESDLANLLARREKLLDEKRGRERKLKDLKHAVEGLWERFGVEECDRKAFLAANRGCGLRTINEFEEELSRLNELKRQNLHLFVEDARCRLQELWDGLYYSEEEMLDFTPAFSDVYSDALLEAHEAEIARLEALKEQRAPILNLIDKHRSLLAEREALAVSSQDASRLMARGNKGERRDPGKLLREEKMRKRIAKELPKVETDLRKELENFEDEYGRPFLVQGERYLDELTKVAAKPPARSKTPGPSSTTKRNAPPARPASAMNRPGSSMRGPPPPRSTTKTPTSQPTKYNTVGASRSGAKSPTKIPARVPLSNMPHGNNSADRRGPSTYSSSTVNGKLPSSRAPPPRMRALTTTDKEERGSYLFEPPRCASAMSNSFVRPVSPEDVYDDRQRSFMSSSIFSQRSTGFSQSSQSSASSVSLKSSLQGQFPRPNPYLQHAPPPPAPRQVSNASSASAADTITTGSENWETFDDGSESDGDASEAYYARLRAAHGKRLAPEDQQPSISLAGKKAKGIRSVSPDEPIGRHMVRVAGSDNGWTDDMEAY; this is encoded by the exons ATGGGCGTTGATACAAGCTACTTGACCACCCAGGTCAATAATATTGTCAGCCAGCTCCACGGGATTTTCGATGAGATCGGAGTCCCCAGTCATGAGCGCGAGTCGCGAGAAGCAGAG CTCTTCAGCGCGCTATCAGAGACACTCAACAACCACTTGAAGCTTGTGGACGA CGAGAAAAATGCGAtgacagaagaagcgcaTAAACTCATCAATGCGATTCAACAAATGGAGGAGTCCCTGGTTGACGAGAAAGCCAATGGCCAGTACAGTCTCGACAACGATGATCTTCAGGTTACTTATCCCCTCAATCGCTGCGTCGCCTTCCTCCGAGAACAACACAGCGCAATCGGCAAACTACATAGGCAGCGCTTTGAACAAGTGAAGA AACTGGTCGAAGCCCTCGAGTCATATTCGTCCCACCTCGAACCCTCCTTCGTTACACTCGAGCTTCCTCCCACAGCTCCTGGATCTTCGGTTGCTCCGAGCTTCGATCTCTCTCCAACGTACGTCACGGCCCTCGATAACGAGTTTACTAGAGTGTACGAAGAATACCACCGCCGTCTTGAGCTCGTGACCACAACATGCGAAGAAATCATCAAGCTCTGGGCCGAGCTTGGGACACCTCAGGCACAAACTGATTCCAGTATTGTTCAGCACTATCGCGAGTCGCCCGAACAACTAGGACTTCATGAATCGGACTTGGCAAACTTGCTCGCGCGTAGGGAGAAACTGctggatgaaaagagaggGCGCGAGCGCAAGTTGAAAGATCTCAAACACGCCGTTGAAGGGCTTTGGGAACGCTTTGGCGTCGAGGAATGTGACAGAAAGGCTTTCCTCGCTGCGAACCGTGGCTGCGGCCTTCGTACTATCAATGAGTTTGAAGAGGAACTTTCCCGTCTAAACGAGTTGAAGAGGCAGAACCTACACCTTTTCGTGGAGGACGCACGGTGCCGGCTGCAGGAGCTGTGGGACGGGTTGTATTATTCGGAAGAAGAGATGTTGGACTTTACACCCGCCTTCTCTGATGTTTACAGCGATGCACTCTTGGAGGCTCATGAGGCGGAGATTGCACGCCTAGAAGCTTTGAAAGAACAGCGCGCTCCGATTCTGAATTTAATCGACAAACATCGAAGCCTTCTTGCAGAACGAGAGGCTTTGGCTGTTTCCAGCCAGGACGCGTCTCGGTTGATGGCTCGCGGAAACAAGGGAGAACGGCGTGATCCCGGAAAGCTACTcagagaggagaagatgagaaaaaGAATCGCCAAGGAGTTGCCGAAGGTTGAGACCGACCTTAGGAAGGAATTGGAGAATTTCGAGGACGAGTACGGACGGCCGTTCCTGGTTCAGGGAGAAAGATATCTCGATGAACTCACCAAAGTAGCTGCGAAGCCTCCGGCACGTTCCAAGACACCTGGTCCGTCAAGTACGACGAAACGCAACGCTCCCCCAGCTCGTCCTGCCAGCGCCATGAACCGTCCCGGAAGCTCTATGAGGGGTCCTCCCCCGCCTCGTTCCACGACAAAAACACCGACAAGCCAACCCACCAAGTACAACACTGTTGGTGCATCTCGGTCAGGAGCCAAGTCACCGACGAAAATCCCGGCCAGAGTCCCGTTGAGCAATATGCCCCATGGAAACAATTCTGCTGACCGCCGTGGTCCGAGTACATACTCGTCGAGTACGGTGAATGGTAAACTGCCTTCGTCTCGCGCGCCACCACCGAGGATGCGAGCCCTGACGACAACTGACAAAGAAGAGCGAGGAAGCTACCTGTTTGAACCTCCTCGCTGCGCGAGTGCCATGTCCAATTCATTTGTCCGGCCAGTTAGCCCTGAAGATGTGTACGATGATCGCCAACGTTCCTTCATGAGCTCCTCCATATTTTCTCAACGCTCAACCGGATTCTCTCAATCATCACAATCCTCCGCTTCGTCTGTGTCGCTCAAGTCGTCCCTGCAGGGACAATTCCCGCGACCTAACCCGTACCTGCAGCACGCCCCACCACCTCCGGCCCCCAGGCAAGTGTccaatgcttcttccgcctccgcTGCCGATACGATAACGACGGGATCCGAGAACTGGGAGACGTTTGACGACGGATCAGAGTCGGACGGTGACGCGAGTGAAGCGTACTACGCCAGACTTAGGGCAGCGCATGGAAAACGCCTGGCGCCGGAGGACCAGCAGCCCTCAATATCGTTGGCTGgcaagaaggcgaagggaaTTCGAAGCGTTAGCCCCGATGAGCCGATTGGACGACATATGGTACGAGTGGCCGGAAGTGATAACGGCTGGACCGATGACATGGAGGCTTACTAA